Proteins encoded together in one Riemerella anatipestifer window:
- a CDS encoding lysophospholipid acyltransferase family protein produces MLNNILFRTVYIISKLPLRVLYIFSDLIFVLSYYIVGYRKKVVLENLRKSFPEKSETEINAICKNFYQNFADYIVETLKTFTVSNNELRVRVQHINQHLFSEALEERKNIIMLSGHIFNWEWFNALAEVVPQKYCFPVYRKMQSAFWEEKVKLIRGRFGNTALEAKQVVRHILKQPNDGNSVYMFVADQSPYVLDVDYGLEFLNQKTPAFIGYDKLSTKMDLIFIYCEMKKVKRGFYQVNYYRIYPDGERFQPYEVVNKFYKMLETTIKKRPDNWLWSHRRWKYQDAIKTFAKQ; encoded by the coding sequence ATGCTAAATAATATCCTTTTTAGAACCGTTTATATCATCTCTAAACTTCCTTTAAGGGTGCTTTATATTTTCTCTGACCTTATTTTTGTACTAAGCTACTATATAGTAGGTTACCGAAAAAAAGTAGTCTTGGAGAATTTAAGAAAATCTTTCCCTGAGAAGTCCGAAACGGAAATCAATGCAATTTGTAAAAATTTTTATCAAAACTTTGCAGACTATATTGTAGAAACACTAAAAACCTTTACTGTGTCTAATAACGAATTAAGGGTAAGGGTTCAGCATATTAATCAACATTTGTTTTCGGAGGCGTTAGAAGAGCGGAAAAATATTATAATGCTTTCCGGACACATCTTTAATTGGGAATGGTTTAATGCCCTTGCAGAAGTGGTTCCACAAAAATATTGTTTTCCCGTGTACAGAAAAATGCAAAGTGCTTTTTGGGAAGAAAAAGTTAAACTCATTAGAGGTCGTTTTGGTAATACAGCATTAGAGGCTAAGCAAGTGGTAAGGCATATATTGAAGCAGCCTAACGATGGTAATTCGGTGTATATGTTTGTAGCAGACCAGTCACCTTATGTGTTAGATGTAGATTATGGTTTAGAATTTTTAAATCAAAAAACACCTGCCTTTATTGGGTATGATAAACTTTCTACCAAAATGGATTTAATCTTTATTTATTGTGAAATGAAAAAGGTTAAACGAGGATTTTATCAAGTTAATTATTACAGAATTTACCCTGATGGAGAGCGATTTCAGCCGTACGAAGTGGTTAATAAATTTTATAAAATGCTAGAAACCACTATTAAAAAACGACCAGATAATTGGCTTTGGAGTCATAGACGATGGAAGTATCAAGACGCCATTAAAACTTTTGCTAAACAATAA
- a CDS encoding helix-hairpin-helix domain-containing protein translates to MKKPFSKLEFSMIKKQVLGWSVIAVLLLGIQIFFYFYKKQKEDQPLPELTFTTSVEHQNREKLNLTPFNPNQLSLQDWQNLGFSERQSETILKYKDLLGGSFSSKEELSKCYVISAEKFSELSEFIMLPDKIAKSHENSSHQSFYKSKITVNKSFNPDLYSVSDWVKLGFSEKQALSFIKYKNYLGGSFISKEKLRDCYTLSPENYAIIAPYVLLPNKVNPSTSNEIREKKESIVYQPFDPNDLDLGGWQKLGFSEKQSAVIVNYKQKILKGRFKTADDVKKCFVISDEKFQALSPYIRIKNEEPSVIETTKPQIKTNFASVDLNEISYEQLVEFGFTPKAAKSYISFRGLLGGFANKKQILEAYYIDPDLTQKLIETAYLDASKVKKYSLSNAPEEWLKKHPYFKYHADKIIFYRLTTPNDKKIIKFIKPKPEYLEKMTWYMAE, encoded by the coding sequence ATGAAAAAGCCATTCTCTAAACTGGAGTTCAGTATGATAAAAAAGCAAGTGTTGGGGTGGTCTGTTATAGCAGTGTTGCTTTTAGGAATTCAGATATTTTTTTACTTTTATAAAAAACAAAAAGAAGACCAACCATTACCTGAGCTAACTTTTACCACCTCGGTAGAACACCAAAATAGAGAAAAATTAAATCTTACCCCATTTAATCCTAATCAGCTAAGTTTACAAGATTGGCAAAATTTAGGGTTTTCTGAACGGCAGTCTGAAACTATCCTAAAGTATAAAGATTTGTTGGGAGGTTCTTTTTCGTCTAAAGAAGAATTATCTAAATGTTATGTAATCTCGGCAGAGAAATTTAGCGAATTGTCAGAATTTATAATGCTTCCTGATAAAATAGCTAAATCTCATGAAAATTCATCTCATCAGTCGTTTTATAAGTCTAAAATTACAGTAAATAAGTCTTTTAATCCAGATTTATACTCCGTTTCGGATTGGGTGAAGCTTGGTTTTTCAGAAAAGCAAGCTCTATCTTTTATCAAATATAAAAATTATTTGGGTGGAAGTTTCATTAGCAAAGAAAAATTAAGAGACTGCTATACCTTAAGTCCTGAAAATTATGCTATTATAGCACCGTATGTTCTTTTGCCAAATAAAGTAAATCCTAGCACATCCAACGAAATTAGAGAAAAAAAAGAAAGTATTGTATATCAACCTTTTGATCCTAATGATTTAGATTTAGGAGGCTGGCAAAAGCTAGGTTTCTCGGAAAAACAATCTGCCGTTATTGTAAACTATAAGCAGAAAATACTCAAAGGAAGATTTAAAACAGCAGACGATGTTAAGAAATGTTTTGTGATTTCTGATGAAAAATTCCAAGCATTAAGTCCTTATATTAGAATTAAAAATGAGGAACCTTCGGTAATAGAAACTACAAAACCTCAGATAAAGACTAATTTTGCTTCGGTGGACCTTAATGAGATTTCTTATGAGCAATTAGTTGAATTTGGTTTTACACCCAAGGCAGCTAAAAGTTATATTTCGTTTAGAGGGCTACTCGGTGGGTTTGCTAACAAAAAACAAATTCTAGAAGCCTACTATATAGACCCTGATTTAACTCAAAAGTTGATAGAAACGGCATATTTAGATGCTTCTAAAGTAAAGAAATATAGTTTATCTAATGCTCCCGAAGAGTGGCTTAAGAAACATCCTTATTTTAAATATCACGCAGATAAAATTATTTTTTACAGACTTACCACACCCAATGATAAAAAAATCATAAAATTTATTAAACCTAAACCAGAGTATTTAGAAAAAATGACTTGGTATATGGCGGAGTAA
- a CDS encoding porin family protein, with protein MKKLFLGLAVVAGSFVFGQQFGAKAGLNVSSISKGGYDDTKAKVGYYAGVFLNAPISGDFSIQPEVLYNNLGSKTIKDAGILGKAETKLNLDYISVPVMFQYKATPQFYLEAGPEFSFLVGANAKTSYETPLKSGQTVTELNKDNFNSFNFGMGLGLGFDITPNIGVNARYVAGFTDISKNGTTSASDNTTNKNNTFQVGLGVKF; from the coding sequence ATGAAAAAATTATTTTTAGGATTAGCGGTAGTAGCTGGTTCATTTGTATTCGGACAACAATTTGGAGCAAAAGCAGGTTTAAATGTATCTTCTATCTCTAAAGGAGGCTATGATGATACCAAAGCTAAAGTAGGTTACTATGCAGGGGTATTTTTAAATGCACCTATATCAGGAGATTTTAGTATTCAGCCTGAGGTACTTTATAACAATTTAGGTTCTAAAACGATAAAGGATGCTGGAATACTGGGAAAGGCAGAAACTAAATTAAACTTGGATTATATCTCAGTTCCTGTAATGTTTCAGTATAAAGCGACTCCACAGTTTTATTTGGAAGCTGGTCCAGAGTTTAGCTTTTTAGTAGGAGCAAATGCTAAGACTTCTTATGAAACTCCTTTAAAATCAGGGCAAACAGTTACGGAACTTAATAAGGACAACTTTAATAGCTTCAACTTTGGAATGGGGTTAGGTTTAGGGTTTGATATTACACCAAACATAGGTGTTAATGCTAGATATGTAGCTGGTTTTACAGATATTTCTAAAAATGGAACAACTTCTGCATCAGATAATACAACTAACAAAAACAATACTTTCCAAGTAGGTTTAGGAGTTAAATTCTAG
- a CDS encoding MerR family transcriptional regulator yields MKLNLPEKLYYSIGEVAKAFDVNTSLIRYWEKEFPVIKPKKNKKGNRYFTPKDIDNLKIIYHLVKEKGYTLDGARVALATNEKVSETVEIIDRLEFIKSELTKLKDALVDKE; encoded by the coding sequence ATGAAACTTAATCTTCCAGAAAAACTATATTATTCTATAGGCGAAGTTGCCAAAGCGTTTGATGTAAATACATCACTCATAAGATATTGGGAAAAAGAATTTCCTGTAATAAAGCCTAAAAAAAACAAGAAAGGCAACCGATATTTCACACCTAAGGATATTGATAACCTAAAGATAATTTATCATTTAGTAAAGGAAAAAGGCTATACTTTAGACGGTGCTAGAGTGGCATTGGCTACCAATGAAAAAGTAAGCGAAACGGTAGAAATAATAGACCGCCTAGAGTTTATAAAATCAGAACTTACCAAACTTAAAGATGCTTTAGTGGATAAGGAGTAA
- the pncA gene encoding bifunctional nicotinamidase/pyrazinamidase, whose translation MKKALIVVDVQNDFCEGGALAVPNANEIIPYINLLIEENQYDKIIFTQDWHPANHKSFASNNGKKVGETISLNGVPQFMWPDHCVENSFGAEFHKDLNTSKVDYIVKKGKNPEIDSYSAFQDNNHFMKTGLADYLKENDIQLVEIVGLALDYCVKYTCLDAVKEGFLTCLHFNGTRAVNVKPENERDAIYEMLENGVTILG comes from the coding sequence ATGAAAAAAGCACTTATTGTGGTAGATGTTCAGAATGATTTCTGCGAAGGAGGAGCTTTAGCTGTACCAAATGCTAATGAAATTATCCCTTACATCAACCTTTTAATTGAGGAAAACCAATATGATAAAATAATTTTCACACAAGATTGGCACCCTGCAAATCACAAATCATTTGCTTCTAATAATGGTAAAAAAGTAGGCGAAACCATATCACTGAACGGCGTACCACAGTTTATGTGGCCAGACCATTGTGTTGAAAACTCTTTTGGTGCAGAATTCCATAAAGACCTAAATACTAGCAAAGTAGATTATATTGTAAAAAAAGGTAAAAACCCAGAAATAGATAGCTATAGTGCATTCCAAGACAATAATCATTTCATGAAAACGGGGTTAGCTGACTATCTTAAAGAAAACGATATACAATTAGTAGAAATTGTTGGCTTAGCACTAGATTATTGCGTTAAATATACTTGTTTAGATGCTGTTAAAGAAGGATTCTTAACCTGTTTACACTTTAATGGTACTCGTGCTGTAAATGTAAAACCTGAAAACGAGAGAGATGCCATCTACGAAATGCTAGAAAATGGTGTTACCATTTTAGGTTAA
- a CDS encoding ArsC/Spx/MgsR family protein, translating to MIKLYHNNRCSKSRGALELLNSTNENVEMFDLLKDSLTKEHLEEILSFLEMKPSELIRKKDTFFKENYGDKSYTEVEYLEIMLNNPRLIERPIVVKGEKAVIGRPIELIADFLKK from the coding sequence ATGATAAAATTATACCATAATAACAGATGTTCTAAGTCAAGAGGAGCTTTAGAACTGCTAAACTCTACTAATGAGAATGTGGAAATGTTTGACCTTCTCAAAGATTCTTTAACTAAGGAACATTTAGAGGAAATACTTTCATTTTTAGAAATGAAGCCGTCTGAACTTATCCGAAAGAAAGACACATTCTTTAAAGAAAACTATGGAGATAAAAGCTATACAGAGGTAGAATACTTAGAAATAATGCTGAATAATCCTCGTCTGATAGAACGCCCAATAGTGGTTAAAGGAGAAAAAGCCGTTATAGGCAGGCCAATAGAACTTATAGCTGATTTTTTGAAAAAATAA
- a CDS encoding thioredoxin family protein, which translates to MKYRYLTLGLMSATLTILSCNKNAENPASNTNDSTEIKQKLAEQEKDKLEKPYHPEDNAEEKIATLISQAQKENKNIILQAGGNWCIWCLRFNDYINKIPEIKEIINQNYLYYHLNYSKENENKALFEKYGNPGEKYGYPVFIVLDQTGKVIHIQNSAVLEENKGYSLDKVKAFFNEWKPKNL; encoded by the coding sequence ATGAAATACCGTTATTTAACCCTAGGATTGATGAGTGCCACACTCACTATTTTATCTTGCAATAAAAATGCAGAGAACCCAGCTAGCAATACCAATGATAGTACAGAAATTAAACAAAAACTAGCCGAACAAGAAAAGGACAAGCTAGAAAAACCCTACCACCCAGAAGATAACGCTGAGGAGAAAATTGCAACCTTAATTTCTCAAGCTCAAAAAGAGAATAAAAACATCATTCTACAGGCAGGTGGCAACTGGTGTATTTGGTGTCTTAGATTTAATGATTACATCAACAAAATACCTGAAATAAAAGAAATTATAAACCAAAATTATCTCTACTATCATTTGAATTATTCAAAAGAAAACGAGAACAAAGCTCTATTTGAAAAATATGGCAATCCTGGAGAGAAATACGGTTATCCTGTATTTATTGTTTTAGACCAAACAGGCAAGGTAATCCATATACAAAATAGTGCCGTATTAGAAGAGAACAAAGGCTACAGCCTAGATAAAGTGAAGGCATTCTTCAACGAATGGAAGCCTAAAAACCTCTAA
- the aspS gene encoding aspartate--tRNA ligase — MFRTHTNGELSLKNLNENVTLSGWVQTIRDKGFVVWIDLRDRYGITQLVLDEERTTKELLEKAKKLGREFVIQAKGKVIERSNKNPKISTGEIEILVEELNILNESQLPPFTIEDETDGGEELRMKYRYLDIRRTSVKNKLIFRSQMAQEVRNYLSNQGFIEVETPVLIKSTPEGARDFVVPSRMNEGQFYALPQSPQTFKQLLMVGGMDKYFQIVKCFRDEDLRADRQPEFTQIDCEMAFVEQEDIMNVFEGMTTHLLKKVTGKDFGAFPRISFAEAMQKYGNDKPDIRFGMVFTELNEIVKGKDFKIFDEAELVVGINVEGCANYTRKQIDELIDWVKRPQIGANGMVWVKYQEDGTLTSSVNKFYTEEDLKLIAGKFGAKAGDLMLIMSGTASSVRTQLSALRMELGNRLGLRKPDEFAPLWVVDFPLLEWDEETQRYHAMHHPFTSPKKEDLQLLENEASKARANAYDLVLNGNEIGGGSIRIYDRNLQSKMFNLLGFTEEEAEAQFGFLMNAFKYGAPPHGGLAFGFDRLVAILDGNEVIRDYIAFPKNNSGRDVMIDAPSNIAEEQLEELHLKLRN, encoded by the coding sequence ATGTTCCGAACACATACCAATGGCGAACTTTCGCTAAAAAATCTTAATGAAAACGTAACACTTTCTGGCTGGGTACAGACGATAAGAGATAAAGGTTTCGTAGTCTGGATAGACCTTAGAGACCGCTATGGTATCACTCAACTTGTTTTAGATGAGGAAAGAACTACTAAAGAGCTACTAGAGAAAGCTAAAAAATTGGGAAGAGAATTTGTAATACAAGCCAAAGGAAAGGTTATTGAAAGAAGTAACAAAAATCCTAAAATCTCTACAGGAGAAATAGAAATATTGGTAGAAGAACTAAATATTTTAAATGAATCTCAACTTCCGCCTTTTACCATAGAGGATGAAACAGATGGCGGTGAAGAACTTAGAATGAAATATCGCTATTTGGATATTAGAAGAACATCTGTGAAAAACAAGCTCATCTTCCGTAGTCAGATGGCACAAGAAGTGAGAAATTACCTTTCTAACCAAGGTTTCATAGAGGTAGAAACACCTGTACTCATTAAATCTACCCCAGAAGGAGCTAGAGATTTTGTAGTGCCTAGCCGTATGAATGAGGGGCAGTTTTACGCTCTACCACAATCTCCACAAACCTTTAAACAACTCTTAATGGTAGGTGGAATGGATAAATATTTCCAAATTGTAAAATGTTTTAGAGATGAGGATTTAAGAGCGGATAGACAGCCTGAATTCACTCAAATAGATTGTGAAATGGCATTTGTAGAGCAGGAAGATATTATGAATGTGTTTGAAGGTATGACGACTCATCTCCTAAAGAAAGTTACAGGGAAAGATTTTGGAGCCTTCCCTAGAATATCCTTTGCAGAGGCTATGCAAAAGTATGGTAACGACAAGCCAGACATCAGATTCGGAATGGTATTTACTGAGTTGAATGAAATTGTTAAAGGAAAAGATTTTAAAATATTTGATGAAGCAGAATTGGTAGTCGGTATCAATGTAGAGGGCTGTGCAAACTATACTAGAAAGCAGATAGATGAACTTATAGATTGGGTAAAACGTCCACAGATAGGTGCTAATGGAATGGTTTGGGTAAAATATCAAGAGGACGGAACACTAACCTCTTCGGTTAATAAATTCTATACTGAAGAAGATTTAAAACTAATTGCTGGAAAATTCGGAGCAAAAGCAGGTGATTTAATGCTTATCATGAGTGGAACGGCTTCCTCCGTAAGAACTCAACTTTCTGCTCTAAGAATGGAATTAGGTAACAGATTAGGCTTAAGAAAACCTGATGAGTTTGCTCCTCTTTGGGTGGTAGATTTCCCTCTTTTAGAGTGGGACGAAGAAACTCAGCGTTACCATGCGATGCATCACCCATTTACCTCACCAAAGAAAGAAGATTTACAATTACTAGAAAATGAGGCTAGTAAAGCTAGAGCTAATGCCTATGACTTGGTACTTAATGGTAACGAAATTGGAGGTGGTTCTATTCGTATTTACGACCGAAATCTACAATCTAAAATGTTTAATCTGTTAGGTTTTACGGAAGAAGAAGCAGAAGCACAATTCGGATTTTTAATGAATGCCTTTAAATATGGCGCTCCACCTCATGGCGGACTTGCTTTTGGTTTTGACCGATTAGTGGCTATTTTAGACGGCAACGAAGTTATTAGAGATTATATTGCTTTCCCTAAAAATAATAGTGGTAGAGATGTCATGATAGATGCTCCAAGCAACATCGCTGAAGAACAACTAGAAGAGCTGCACTTAAAACTAAGAAACTAA
- the asnB gene encoding asparagine synthase B produces MCGIVCAFDIKQSAESLRPQVLEMSKKIRHRGPDWSGVYSDDKAVIAHERLAIVDPTSGKQPLFSPDGKLVLAVNGEIYNHREIRKRFEGKYQFQTESDCEVILALYQEKGKDFVDELNGIFGFALYDTEKDEYFIARDHMGIIPLYIGWDKNGTFYVASELKALEGYCSKIEIFPPGHYWHSKDAKFEQWYKREWRAFDNVKDNTTNLSELREALEAAVHRQLMSDVPYGVLLSGGLDSSITSAIAKKYAAKRIETDDQSEAWYPQLHSFAVGLEGSPDLKAAKEVAKHIGTIHHEIKFTIQEGLDAIRDVIYYLETYDITTVRASTPMYLMARVIKSMGIKMVLSGEGSDELFGGYLYFHKAPNAEEFHNETVRKLDKLYQYDCLRANKSLMAWGIEGRVPFLDKEFMDVAMRINPKDKMVTPERMEKWVLRKAFEDVLPESVAWRQKEQFSDGVGYSWIDKLKELVNEKVTDEQLANAKFRFPVQTPTSKEEYYYRSVFEEHFPSEAAALTVPSVPSVACSTPTALAWDESFKNMNDPSGRVVAKVHTEAYQK; encoded by the coding sequence ATGTGTGGAATTGTTTGTGCTTTTGATATAAAGCAATCGGCGGAGAGTCTTAGACCTCAGGTATTAGAAATGTCAAAAAAGATACGTCATCGTGGTCCAGATTGGAGTGGTGTGTATAGTGACGATAAAGCGGTTATCGCTCACGAGCGTCTAGCTATTGTGGATCCTACTTCTGGGAAACAGCCACTGTTCAGTCCTGACGGAAAGTTGGTTTTAGCTGTAAATGGTGAAATTTATAATCATAGAGAAATTCGTAAAAGATTTGAGGGGAAATATCAGTTTCAAACAGAATCTGACTGCGAGGTTATTTTGGCTCTTTACCAAGAGAAGGGGAAAGATTTCGTAGATGAACTTAATGGTATTTTTGGATTTGCTCTTTATGATACTGAAAAAGATGAATATTTTATCGCTCGTGATCATATGGGGATTATTCCTTTGTATATAGGCTGGGATAAAAATGGAACATTTTATGTAGCTTCGGAGCTTAAAGCTTTAGAAGGTTATTGTTCTAAAATAGAAATATTTCCTCCTGGACACTACTGGCACAGTAAAGATGCCAAATTTGAGCAGTGGTACAAAAGAGAATGGAGAGCGTTTGATAATGTAAAAGACAATACCACTAATCTATCTGAACTTAGAGAGGCTTTAGAAGCTGCCGTTCACCGTCAGCTAATGTCTGATGTACCTTATGGCGTGCTGCTTTCAGGCGGTTTAGATTCTTCTATTACTTCAGCCATAGCTAAAAAATATGCTGCTAAAAGAATAGAAACTGATGACCAATCTGAAGCATGGTATCCTCAACTACATTCGTTTGCGGTAGGATTAGAAGGTTCTCCAGACCTTAAAGCAGCGAAAGAAGTAGCAAAGCATATAGGGACCATTCATCATGAAATAAAATTTACAATACAAGAAGGTTTAGATGCTATAAGAGATGTAATTTATTATCTAGAAACTTACGATATTACTACAGTAAGGGCTTCTACTCCAATGTATTTAATGGCGAGAGTAATTAAATCTATGGGTATAAAAATGGTGCTTTCTGGAGAAGGTTCAGATGAGCTTTTTGGAGGTTATCTTTATTTTCATAAAGCTCCGAATGCAGAAGAGTTTCATAACGAAACGGTAAGAAAATTAGATAAACTTTACCAATATGATTGCCTAAGAGCTAATAAATCTCTTATGGCTTGGGGGATAGAAGGACGAGTACCGTTTTTAGATAAAGAGTTTATGGATGTAGCTATGCGTATCAATCCGAAAGATAAAATGGTTACTCCAGAACGAATGGAAAAATGGGTGCTCAGAAAGGCTTTTGAAGATGTCTTACCAGAATCTGTAGCGTGGAGACAAAAAGAGCAATTTTCTGATGGAGTAGGCTATAGCTGGATAGATAAGCTTAAAGAACTAGTGAATGAAAAGGTAACAGATGAGCAACTAGCTAATGCTAAGTTTCGTTTTCCTGTGCAGACGCCTACATCTAAAGAAGAATATTATTACAGAAGTGTTTTTGAAGAACATTTCCCTTCGGAAGCGGCAGCACTTACCGTTCCGTCTGTGCCATCTGTGGCATGTAGTACACCTACCGCATTGGCTTGGGACGAATCTTTCAAGAATATGAACGATCCTTCTGGAAGAGTGGTAGCAAAGGTACACACTGAGGCTTACCAAAAGTAG
- the hisS gene encoding histidine--tRNA ligase produces the protein MKPSLAKGTRDFSALEVYRRRYIISVLQKNFELFGFSPLETPSFENLSTLTGKYGEEGDRLIFKILNSGDYLSKISEQNLIEKDHKKLTPKVSDKGLRYDLTVPFARFVAMNHGQLVFPYKRYQIQPVWRADRPQKGRFREFYQCDADVVGSESLWQEVELVQLYLKSFTELNLDVKIHINNRKILSGLAIYAGIAEQLIDFTVALDKLDKIGKDGVIEELKSKNIPIEAIEKLEFLFSPLEDNLEYLSALKERFSDIEVGLKGIEELEFVIKQCLALGVSSKVLQFDITLARGLDYYTGAIFEVKSNEVQLGSIGGGGRYDNLTEVFGVKNIPGIGISFGLDRIYLVMEELNRFPQEVSQNVQYLFANYGEQEAFHAMDIIQQLRAKGISSELYPEAAKLKKQFTYAEKKGIPYIVFVGEEEIKNKQVSIKNLETGEQSSLTLADFLNQKL, from the coding sequence ATGAAGCCTAGTTTAGCAAAGGGAACAAGAGATTTTTCGGCATTAGAAGTTTATCGTAGAAGATATATCATTAGTGTTTTACAAAAGAATTTTGAGCTGTTTGGGTTTTCTCCATTAGAGACACCTAGTTTTGAAAATTTATCAACTCTTACAGGGAAATATGGGGAGGAAGGAGATAGGCTTATTTTTAAAATTTTGAATTCTGGAGATTATTTAAGTAAAATATCAGAACAAAATTTAATAGAAAAAGACCATAAAAAACTCACGCCCAAAGTATCCGATAAGGGACTGAGATACGACCTTACCGTTCCATTTGCGAGGTTTGTAGCTATGAATCATGGTCAGCTTGTATTTCCGTACAAACGATACCAAATTCAACCTGTATGGCGTGCTGATAGACCACAGAAAGGTCGTTTTAGAGAATTTTATCAGTGCGATGCTGATGTTGTGGGTAGTGAAAGCCTTTGGCAAGAAGTAGAGTTGGTTCAGCTTTATTTAAAGTCTTTTACAGAGCTTAATTTAGATGTTAAAATCCATATCAATAACAGAAAAATACTTTCAGGATTAGCTATTTATGCGGGTATAGCAGAACAATTGATAGATTTTACTGTAGCTTTAGATAAGTTAGATAAAATCGGTAAAGATGGGGTTATAGAAGAGCTTAAAAGTAAAAATATACCTATTGAAGCGATAGAGAAATTGGAGTTTCTATTCAGCCCATTGGAGGATAATTTAGAATATCTATCGGCACTTAAAGAGCGTTTTTCTGATATAGAAGTAGGGCTGAAAGGTATTGAAGAATTAGAATTTGTGATTAAACAATGCCTTGCTTTAGGTGTTTCTTCAAAGGTGCTTCAATTTGATATTACTCTAGCAAGAGGACTAGACTACTATACAGGTGCTATCTTTGAAGTTAAGTCTAACGAGGTACAGTTAGGCTCCATCGGTGGTGGTGGTAGATATGATAATCTAACAGAAGTTTTCGGTGTTAAAAATATTCCTGGAATAGGGATTTCTTTTGGCTTAGATAGAATTTATCTAGTTATGGAAGAGCTCAATCGTTTTCCACAAGAAGTATCTCAAAATGTACAGTATCTTTTTGCTAATTATGGTGAGCAGGAGGCTTTTCACGCTATGGATATTATACAGCAATTAAGAGCTAAAGGTATTTCTTCCGAGCTTTATCCAGAGGCTGCTAAGTTGAAAAAACAATTCACTTATGCGGAGAAAAAAGGGATTCCATATATTGTATTTGTGGGGGAAGAAGAAATTAAAAATAAACAAGTTTCTATTAAAAATTTAGAGACAGGAGAGCAAAGCTCGCTAACTTTAGCGGATTTTTTAAATCAAAAATTATGA
- a CDS encoding glycosyltransferase family 2 protein, with product MKLAIAILNWNGKHWLKRFLPNVIKHSQGADIWVIDNASTDDSVVFLERNFPEVKVVKNLKNNGFAGGYNEGLKAIKADIFCLLNSDVEVSSGWLEPVLDLFKSDENIVAVQPKILDFNNEKYFEFTGAGGGMIDNLGYPYCRGRVFDTLEKDEGQYDDVCEIHWASGCCLFIRSEDFFGIGGFDERFFAHQEEIDLCWRLRNLGKKIYYTGLSRVYHVGGGTLNKQSPYKTYLNIRNNLSMLLKNLPVYLLWIIFVRLCLDGVAGLYFGVKNGFPHLWAVVRAHFGFYAQAYGTWRRRDKNQLSKYYQSKWLIFKYFLFNQTKV from the coding sequence ATGAAATTAGCAATAGCAATACTTAATTGGAACGGAAAGCATTGGCTTAAAAGATTTTTGCCTAATGTAATTAAGCATTCTCAAGGAGCAGATATTTGGGTGATAGATAATGCTTCCACAGATGATTCTGTTGTTTTTTTAGAGCGAAACTTTCCAGAGGTTAAAGTGGTTAAAAACTTAAAAAATAACGGCTTTGCAGGTGGATATAATGAAGGTTTAAAGGCTATAAAGGCAGATATTTTTTGTCTTTTAAACTCTGATGTAGAGGTGAGTTCTGGTTGGTTAGAGCCTGTTTTAGATTTGTTCAAATCAGATGAGAATATCGTTGCGGTACAGCCTAAAATATTAGACTTTAATAACGAAAAGTATTTTGAATTTACAGGAGCGGGTGGCGGAATGATAGACAACCTAGGTTATCCTTACTGTAGAGGTCGGGTTTTTGATACGCTGGAGAAAGATGAGGGGCAATATGATGATGTATGTGAGATACATTGGGCTTCGGGGTGTTGTTTATTTATTAGAAGTGAAGATTTTTTTGGTATAGGTGGTTTTGACGAGCGTTTTTTTGCCCATCAGGAAGAGATAGACCTTTGCTGGCGATTGAGGAATTTAGGAAAGAAAATCTATTATACCGGGCTCTCTAGAGTGTATCATGTGGGAGGTGGTACTCTTAATAAACAAAGTCCTTATAAAACCTATCTTAATATAAGGAATAATCTTTCTATGTTGCTTAAAAATCTACCTGTCTATCTGTTGTGGATTATTTTCGTTCGGTTGTGTTTAGATGGTGTGGCAGGGCTTTATTTTGGGGTTAAAAACGGTTTTCCTCATCTTTGGGCAGTGGTAAGGGCTCATTTTGGTTTCTATGCTCAAGCGTACGGAACTTGGCGTAGGAGAGATAAAAATCAACTTAGTAAATATTATCAGTCCAAGTGGCTAATATTCAAATATTTTTTGTTCAACCAGACTAAGGTTTAG